A region of the Flintibacter sp. KGMB00164 genome:
AACATGCCTTCTTTAATATTGGATTCTCAGTCTTTGGCAGGCTCTGCCACGTTCTTGCTGAAATAGTCGCACCAGGGCCGGAGCACACACTCCCCGCACTGGGGCCGACGGGCAATACACACCGCCCGGCCGTGGAGCACCAGACGGTGGCAGAAGTCGTTGGACTCCTCTGGAGGCAGCACCTTCCGAAGCTGCATCTCCACCTTGGTAGGATCCTTGGAGCCGTCGGTAAGGCCCAGCAGACCGGTGATGCGGATACAGTGGGTATCAGCCACCACCACACCGGGTACATGGAACACGTCGCCCAGCATCAGGTTTGCCGTCTTACGCCCCACGCCGGGCAACTTCAGCAAATCTTCCATAGTGCCGGGCACTTTTCCTCCGTACTCGGCCAAAATCATCTGGGAGGCTAGCACGATATCCCGGGCCTTGGCACGGAAAAAGCCGGTGGAGTGGATGTACTGCTCCACCTCGGAAATATCCGCATTGGCCAGCGCCTCCAGGGTGGGGAATCGGGCAAAGAGCGCCGGGGTCACTTTATTCACCCGTTCATCGGTACACTGGGCGGCCAGACGCACCGAGAACAGCAATTCGTAATCTTTTTCATAGTCCAGAGAGCAGATCCCGTCGGGATAGAGCTCCTTGAGCGCATCCACAATGGCGCGCACCTCTTGCTGTGACTTCATGGTTTCATCCTCTCTTTCGAGCATATCATTTTTATTGTATCACAACTTGTCAAACCTGGCGATGGGAACTTTCTGTTTCTTCCGCATTGTTTTTTTCCGCGCTTCTGGTATAATAACCGCAGAACTGTGAACATCCGCAGACAGGCTTTGCCTGAGAAGAACAGAAAAGGAGTGTTTCCCATGGTCAACGAACTTATGGACTTTCTCACCGCCGCCGATCCTCAGGTGGGTGAGGCAGTACGGGCCGAGTACGACCGGCAGCAGCAGAACATCGAGCTGATTGCCTCGGAGAACATCGTCAGCCCCGCTGTGCTGGCCGCCGCCGGCACCGTGCTCACCAACAAATACGCCGAGGGCTATCCCGGTAAGCGCTACTACGGCGGCTGCCAGTGCGTGGACGTGGTGGAGAACATCGCCATCGAGCGGGCTAAGGAGCTCTTCGGCGCCAATTACGCCAACGTGCAGCCCCACTCCGGCGCCCAGGCCAACTTTGCCGTGTATCAGGCTCTGTGTCAGCACGGCGATACCGTCATGGGCATGAGCCTGGACAACGGCGGCCACCTGACTCACGGCTCCCCCGTGAACTTCTCCGGCAAGAACTATAATATGGTCGCCTACGGCGTGGACGAGAAGGGCTATATCGACTACGATCAGGTGCGTGATCTGGCCAAGAAGCACCAGCCCAAGATGATCCTGGCCGGTGCCTCCGCTTACCCCCGGGTCATCGACTTCAAGACCTTTGCCGACATCGCCCACGAGGTAGGGGCTTACCTGTTTGTGGACATGGCCCACATCGCCGGCCTGGTGGCCGCGGGCGTACACCCCTCCCCTGTCCCCTACGCCGACGTGGTGTCCACCACCACTCATAAGACCCTGCGCGGTCCCCGCGGCGGCATGCTGCTGTGCAATGACGAGGCCATTGCCAAGAAGCTCAACTCCGCCATCTTCCCCGGCAGCCAGGGCGGTCCTCTGGAGCACATCATCGCTGCCAAGGCGGTGGCTCTGGGCGAGGCCCTCAAACCCGAGTTCAAGGAGTATCAGACCCAGATCGTAAAGAACGCCGCCGTGCTGGCCCAGGCCATTCTGGACGGTGGCCTGGACCTGGTGTCCGGCGGCACCGACAACCACCTGATGCTGGTGGATCTGCGCCCCGCTCACCTCACCGGTAAGGAGATGGAGCACCGTCTGGACGAGGTGTATATCACCGTCAACAAAAACGCCATCCCCAACGACCCGGAGAAGCCCTTCGTCACCTCCGGCATCCGGGTGGGCACCCCCGCTGTCACCTCCCGCGGCTTCAAGGAGGAGGAGATGAAGGTGGTCGGCTCCCTCATCTGCCAGTGCGCCCGGGACGACTTCCAGTCCAACATTGAGTCTCTCCGCGCCCAGGTGAAGGCCCTCACCAGCAAGTACCCCCTGTATACCAACTGCTGATTGTCATTCCACACGCCCTGCAGCTCTGCTCCGGCAGTCTGCAGGGCGTTTTTTTTGCATTTTCTTTCCTGTTCGCCCAGCTGCGCCTGATCCTTTCCATTTCTTTAGAATCCTTAAGCGAATCTTAAACATTTGTAATTGCCCTGTAATCGTCCTGGAATCTTTCATGGCATATAATGGTCTTGATCGAACAGGCCTTCCTGCCCATTGGAAGAATATTTACATTCAGGAGGAGTACACCATGTCAGAAGCTACCTTACCCCAGACAAAACCCGCCCCTCCCTCTCCGGCGGCCGGCAAACCCAAAAAGCCTCTGGACAAGCGGAAACTGCGGACCATCATTGCCTTGGTTTTGGTCGCAGCCCTTTTATTGGGTGGCGGTGTCGCCCTGTACCGGTTCCTATTCTCTTCCAACGATAAGCCTGGAGAAATCCTGTCCAAGCCCGCTGAGATCGGCTCCCTGCAAAGCCGGGTAGCGGGCAGCGGCTCGGCCAAGGCCAAGGAGTCGGCGGCTATCACCCTAACTCAGGGCGGTACGGTCCAGGAAGTCTTTGTCAATGCCGGTGAGACTGTCACCGCCGGCCAGCCCCTGTACAGCATCTTCAGCCAGGCGGCTCAGGACGAGGTGACCAACGCCCAGAAGCGGGTGGACTCCCTGCAGAAGGATATGGCCGACCTCCAGGAGCAGGCCTCCAACCTCACCCTCCGCGCCCCCTTCTCGGGCAAGCTCACTCAGGTGCAGTCCTTTGAGCCCGAGCAGGAGATCTCCGCGGGCACCACGGTGGCCACCCTGGTCAACGACAAACAGCTCAAGCTCTCCCTCTACTTCAGCTATGCCTATGAGAACAGCATCTACAAGGGGCAGTCTGTTCAGGTCTCTGTCCCCACCGTGATGCGCACCTTCACCGGACGGGTGGATGAGATCCACAAGGTGAGCTTCATCTCCCCCGAGGGAGCCGTCCACTTTGAGGTGGTCATCGTCTTTGACAACCCCGGCACTCTCACCGCCGGCATGGACGCCTCCGCCATACTTACTGCCTCTGACGGCAGTTCCATCTACCCCTATGAGAACGGAAAGACCGAGTACTATGAGTCCCGGGAACTGAAGACCAAGGCCGGCGGACCGCTGGCCTCCACGGGCAACCTGCGCAACTACGCCAACGTCTCCGCCGGGACCGCTCTGCTCACCATGGCCTCGGACACCATTGACTCTCAGATCCGCGCCAAGCAGGAGGAGCTGGACGAGGCCGTCCGGACCCTGGAGACCGCCCAGAAGGCCCTGGCCGACTTCAACGCCGTGGCTCCCATCGACGGCACCGTCATTACCTGTACCCTCTCCCCCGGCGCCGAGGTAAAAAGCGGCGATACGGTCATCATTATCTCCAACAACACCACCATGCTGGTCACCATCAACGTGGACGACAAAAACATTTCCTTCATCCACCCCGGCGACATGGTGGAGTTGGACTGGAACGGCACCATGTTCATGGGCACTGTCACCGCCATTGACATGGGCGGCGCCCAGAGCGGCAGCGGCATGACCACCTATCCCGTCACCCTGACCGTGGACAACTTTGACGGCACCCTGGTGGACGGTGCCTGGCTGCAGTACTCCTTTGTCACCAGCCAGTCGGACAACTGCATCATGGTGCCCACCAGCGCGGTCAAATATATCCCTGACACCGAGGGCAACCGCCAGTCGGTGGTCTTTGTCCAGCGGGACAGCCGCCCCGATGATGTG
Encoded here:
- the nth gene encoding endonuclease III; this encodes MKSQQEVRAIVDALKELYPDGICSLDYEKDYELLFSVRLAAQCTDERVNKVTPALFARFPTLEALANADISEVEQYIHSTGFFRAKARDIVLASQMILAEYGGKVPGTMEDLLKLPGVGRKTANLMLGDVFHVPGVVVADTHCIRITGLLGLTDGSKDPTKVEMQLRKVLPPEESNDFCHRLVLHGRAVCIARRPQCGECVLRPWCDYFSKNVAEPAKD
- a CDS encoding HlyD family efflux transporter periplasmic adaptor subunit; amino-acid sequence: MSEATLPQTKPAPPSPAAGKPKKPLDKRKLRTIIALVLVAALLLGGGVALYRFLFSSNDKPGEILSKPAEIGSLQSRVAGSGSAKAKESAAITLTQGGTVQEVFVNAGETVTAGQPLYSIFSQAAQDEVTNAQKRVDSLQKDMADLQEQASNLTLRAPFSGKLTQVQSFEPEQEISAGTTVATLVNDKQLKLSLYFSYAYENSIYKGQSVQVSVPTVMRTFTGRVDEIHKVSFISPEGAVHFEVVIVFDNPGTLTAGMDASAILTASDGSSIYPYENGKTEYYESRELKTKAGGPLASTGNLRNYANVSAGTALLTMASDTIDSQIRAKQEELDEAVRTLETAQKALADFNAVAPIDGTVITCTLSPGAEVKSGDTVIIISNNTTMLVTINVDDKNISFIHPGDMVELDWNGTMFMGTVTAIDMGGAQSGSGMTTYPVTLTVDNFDGTLVDGAWLQYSFVTSQSDNCIMVPTSAVKYIPDTEGNRQSVVFVQRDSRPDDVPELLLPETEPGQPPKLPSEADGYYPVLVETGISDAENVEIISGIEEGDVVFVNFTVTDQGSSW
- the glyA gene encoding serine hydroxymethyltransferase — its product is MVNELMDFLTAADPQVGEAVRAEYDRQQQNIELIASENIVSPAVLAAAGTVLTNKYAEGYPGKRYYGGCQCVDVVENIAIERAKELFGANYANVQPHSGAQANFAVYQALCQHGDTVMGMSLDNGGHLTHGSPVNFSGKNYNMVAYGVDEKGYIDYDQVRDLAKKHQPKMILAGASAYPRVIDFKTFADIAHEVGAYLFVDMAHIAGLVAAGVHPSPVPYADVVSTTTHKTLRGPRGGMLLCNDEAIAKKLNSAIFPGSQGGPLEHIIAAKAVALGEALKPEFKEYQTQIVKNAAVLAQAILDGGLDLVSGGTDNHLMLVDLRPAHLTGKEMEHRLDEVYITVNKNAIPNDPEKPFVTSGIRVGTPAVTSRGFKEEEMKVVGSLICQCARDDFQSNIESLRAQVKALTSKYPLYTNC